Genomic segment of Phormidium ambiguum IAM M-71:
GAAGCTTTGTCATACCAACTTTGGCAAGCTAGCCGATGTATTTCTCGCCAACTCACGTTATTTTCCTTAGCTAATTGGGCACAATCTTCGTATTCTGGTTGAACATTGGTAATCTGGCCATTTGTTCTGGCAATTTTTACTCTGACTGCGCCATAAGAAGTTGAGACTTTTTGAATTTCCCGTTGCAGGATCGACCTTTGTTGCAGAGAACAGCGAATTCCTAAAGTTGTAGTTTCTCGAAATAGAATTTCTTCGCAAATAGATTGTTTTTCGGGATGGCAAATAACAGTTAATAACACACCTTGGCGGGATTTTTTCATCACTATTGGTTGGGTGAAAACATCCAAAGCGCCAGAGGATAATAGAGAGTCAAAAGTGTAAGCGATCGCTTGCGGACTCAAATCATCAATTTGCGTTTCCAAAACCGCAACAGTTTCTATTTCAGGACTTCTAGCGGCAAAATTAGCAGTAGTAACTGATGGGACTTCTTCACCAATCCATAATCTCAGAATATTGGGAAGAGGTAATTGTCGAGAACCAGCACCTAAACCTATTTTTTTAACAGACATTGAAGGAGGAGAACCAAAACTAGAAGCGAGAGTAACTGCGATCGCGGCTCCCGTTGGCGTAACCAATTCCCTCTCAATTCCATTACTATAAACAGGAACTTGCCGATATTCCCACAACTTTAATACCGCAGGAGTTGGCACTGGCATTTGACCATGAGCCGCCTTAATTGTACCCCCACCAGTAGGCAAAGGCGAACAATAAAATTGCTCAATTCCTAACCAATCTAAACCCAAACAAGTGCCAACAATATCAACAATCGCATCCGTCGCCCCTACCTCATGAAAATGTACTTTTTCCGGTGCAACACCATGAACAGCGCCTTCTGCTTCCGCCAATTTGCGAAACACAGCTAAACTCATACTTTCCGCCTGACTAGGCAACCCCGCTGCTAAAATCATCCGCTCAATTTCCGGCAAATGGCGTGCATGAATATGATGATCTTCATGATGATGATGATGGTCATCATCAATTAAATCTACATGAACTTTTGTCGCTTCCTGACCATTACGATGCACCAACTCTGCCCGTAATTCATACTCATCAGAAATTCCCAAAAGCCGCAGCTTTTCTATTAAATAATCTAAAGGAACACCAGCGTGAACTAGTGCGCCTAAACACATATCACCAGCAATTCCAGTCGGGCATTCCAAGTAAGCTACTTTTTTCATTTGCCTTTGTCAATTGAATAAAAGTACCCAAGATGGTACTTTGAAAGTTTGAGAACTTAATAAATAATGTAAAAGATTGTAGACGATTAGCTGTGCCTCTCGTGTTCATGAAAAATTTTTTCCTGAGCAATACCTACTAATGCAGTGTGGCAGAAATTACCATACAGTTAAAAGCAGGTATTTTTCCTTCTATACTTCTGCTTTGAAGCCTTTTTGTACTAGCGAATATTTTTATGGCTACAATTTACCAAATTCATCCTGATACACCCCAGACTCGCATTGTAGAGCAGATCAAAAATGACCTGAAAAGCGGGGCGGTAATGCTATACCCGACGGATACAGTTTATGCGATCGGATGCGACATTTCCTCTAAATCAGCCATTCAAAGAGTCAGGCAAATCAAACAAATGTCAAATGAAAAACCACTGACCTTCCTTTGTCCTTCTTTATCTGATGTAGCTAGCTACGCTTTTGTCACAGACATAGCTTACCGGACTATGAAACGCTTGATTCCGGGGCCATACACCTTCATCCTACCGACAACTAAGCTAGTACCCCAAATAGTAATGAATCCAAAACGCAAAACAACCGGGATTCGAGTTCCAGATCATCAAGTATGTCTAGCTTTGTTAAACGCACTGGGTAATCCAATTATTTCAACTTCAGCCCACGTCTTAGATCAAGAAGAGTCAGCACCGCTTTCTGTGGAAAAGAATGGTTACTTCTCCCAAGTAGAAATGTTCGACCACTTGGAAAAATTAGTCGATATTATTGTGGACAATGGCGAGGAACCGCGTTATGTAGGTTCAACAATTCTAGACCTCACAGGTGAAACTCCCGAAATCACGCGCCAAGGAATGGAATGGGAAGCTGCTGCTGCTTG
This window contains:
- the larC gene encoding nickel pincer cofactor biosynthesis protein LarC — its product is MKKVAYLECPTGIAGDMCLGALVHAGVPLDYLIEKLRLLGISDEYELRAELVHRNGQEATKVHVDLIDDDHHHHHEDHHIHARHLPEIERMILAAGLPSQAESMSLAVFRKLAEAEGAVHGVAPEKVHFHEVGATDAIVDIVGTCLGLDWLGIEQFYCSPLPTGGGTIKAAHGQMPVPTPAVLKLWEYRQVPVYSNGIERELVTPTGAAIAVTLASSFGSPPSMSVKKIGLGAGSRQLPLPNILRLWIGEEVPSVTTANFAARSPEIETVAVLETQIDDLSPQAIAYTFDSLLSSGALDVFTQPIVMKKSRQGVLLTVICHPEKQSICEEILFRETTTLGIRCSLQQRSILQREIQKVSTSYGAVRVKIARTNGQITNVQPEYEDCAQLAKENNVSWREIHRLACQSWYDKASANL
- a CDS encoding L-threonylcarbamoyladenylate synthase; translated protein: MATIYQIHPDTPQTRIVEQIKNDLKSGAVMLYPTDTVYAIGCDISSKSAIQRVRQIKQMSNEKPLTFLCPSLSDVASYAFVTDIAYRTMKRLIPGPYTFILPTTKLVPQIVMNPKRKTTGIRVPDHQVCLALLNALGNPIISTSAHVLDQEESAPLSVEKNGYFSQVEMFDHLEKLVDIIVDNGEEPRYVGSTILDLTGETPEITRQGMEWEAAAAWIAG